ATATGCCATAACATAGTTTGTCTAAGGGACAAGCCGACAAATATCCTTCTTCTTTCATCATACAAACAAACTTTGAAATCAAATATATAGTCATGTACATATGGTAAGTTCTCTTTTCATTTGAATACATTGACATTAATTTtctctaatttaatttaataattaattgagTGATTAATATTTCATAGCATAATTTATTTATGTGACCAACGGTCAAATATACATATAATGCAGTGGCGGTACTAGGTTAGGACAGGGGAGGGCAATGGCCCCCCCCAATTCCTAGAAAAATCTTATAGATTATAAAGAGTAATAGGGTATTTTATTTCTCTTATATTGTTATATATATAACGGTGAACATAATGTTTAACATGAAGTATTGTCCCAGCGGCTGAAGACTTCATTTTTTTATCTCCATAGCAAGGGTTCGATTCCCATATCAACCAATTTTTACAAAATAATACTtatattttaagttttaaccaaTGCTTGGTCTTCACTCTTCAACTCTCTCTCTCCTTACTTTAGaaaaactctctctctctctctctctctccttaaaGCAGGTTTATTATTATACTTTCATTTCATAtaagtgtaaaaaaattaaaacttattttctctactattttttaaatttgtttttggAAAGAAAATCATGAAACGCCCATTGGAAAATATGTTAAAGCATTATCCATCTATAGAAACCAATTCCCTTAACAATAATCctaaaatgagaaaagaaaggTCGAGAGTTgcaataaatagaaaaaaaggtGAAATTGGAGAAACATTAAAATTGATACAGTGCATGTTGGAATGTCACACTTATGCCCAAAATAGCACCGCCTGCCCCACAATGTCACATTTAAAATTTGTTTGAGGCTTCATTCCCAATAAGTATGtgtattaatttaataattatttatgtgTATATGTGTGTCTATTGTTaagatgtaccaaaaaaaattaaatactttcatttatgtttaaaattttattttggccCCTCCATATTAATTtttctagttccgccactgaATTATAATGTATTTCCATAAAACTCTAAAATCAAATATATAGTCGTATACATATGGTAAGTTCTTTTTATTTGAAAGTATTAACAATCATTATTTAATTCTATTCAATTCTTTTAAAAATATGCTTAACATGTTCTATGACCATATATCTTTATAAAGAACGATGATTTACAAAGGGGTGACTCCACTTTTATATATCTTCACTACAAAAAGTATTTTCAATCACCTCCATGGCTGCTGGGAATTGGGGGCGTCACTACAAGCGATTCAACTTTCTATGGAACCCTCAACAGGTTAAAAATCCTATGTCAAGTCGCACATCATGTGAACTTTAGTTATCATTTGGTttataattagtttttttttttttctccttgtaGGAAGGGGAGTTGAGGATACCCCAGAGCTTCTGGGACACTTGGGGCGATGAAGTCGACGACATCATTGAGGTATTCGACCCTGTTGGAAACCATTTCCAGTGTGAAGTGAACCGTAACGAAGAAGGGGGTATTTTTACGGGTGACTTGACCATGACTCTCCACCACCGATACCATGTCGAACACACTGTCATGATTTACTTTCGAATGGTGAAGGGCAACATATTTCTTATCAGCATAGAGACCGCTCCAAATGTTGAATACAACTACCCGTGGTTCAACAATGGGCGTCGAAGGCGGTTTGATGACAAGGGTGATGGGGTGTTGTCGGAGGAGAGTGTGGGTAACTAAACGGTGCACCCACCATTTTAGGATCTTTTTGAATGATGTATTTTTCGCTACATGCCAAACgattaattaaacatttatgtTTAATCGTATTTTACTTTTGTTCACATATTTCCTTAGTGTGACACACACCTTTAATCTCCAGACTCAACGCCTACCatgatatttttaatttctttcttcCCAAATTATCTACTCGTGCGTTAATACATGTTACAAAGTAGAAACACAAAGGTCATTGAAGGACagttcaagtggtaggagctgagggacatatgagttTGGTAGGGGATGTCAAAGGATCGATTCCTGatgagtgcaatttatctttccgatgtataaaaaaaaaagtagaaacaCAAAGCAACAAAATCATCTCTCACGCATGCCTCCCTTACGTTATAATTCTATTAGTGCCGTGATCTGTGCAATGCACGTAAGGTGCACGAAACAATATTTGTTATGATTCGAAATAAACACAATACTTTGCAAgattttcaataattttaaattaattatattattaacaTTTTCTTTTACTGGATTTATAAAGAATAATTTAAGAATTGGAAAAAGATATATTTGTATTGaagttattaaaataattaaaggtAAGTTTGTCAAAATTATGTTAGtatgtaatttatttatgatAATTCAAATGTTAATATACGGTGAAATGGCCATTCGTCCGTgttatgtatttattttttggttgCCTAGACTTGATGTGTATTGCAGATTTGTAATCGGTTTCACTAAAtaggaattaaattaggtgataaaaaacttcaaaacatttaagccttaatttatattaataaaacATCACACATGAGAACAAAACCTCTAAATGAAGAAGAGAGAACAAAGTAGCtcaaaaattacaaatatatCGCCCCCTTCTTAGAAGGTCCTACTAGAAAGTGTGTCTCATTTAAGCCTTAATTAATTTGATTCTTCTTATAAAGTTTCACAAGGAAAAAATTAGCAGGACCAAATTTGATTCCTCTTATAAAATTAGGGATCTCAAACATTTTAAAGccttaattaatttaatatttaaaagtaattttaatcaattatattcttaaagtttttttttgaacatttcttaaagtttttttttaaccaacATTTCTTAAAGTTAAAACAGAATATATATATCCTGCGTAACATTAAgataataacatttttttacgtCAGAAATTACAAAGCAGATTAACAGCTGTACACTGCTACAACTACCATATGCTATATCCTAAGTAATTACAAGAATACAAAGTAAGCAAAAATTTAGTTCAGGTTAACTCTAGCTGTAAGGCATACTCCAGGAGCTTGCTCTTCCACAAAAATGGATTCACAACTAACCAGTTTGAAGACAGATTGAGCTGCAGGGTGGGTTTTCTGCTTAGCTTCAACAAAGCATTTGCCAAGAACATATTCAACCCAATCCTCCGCAGCATTTTTCTTCTCTGCTAACCAAGCAGCTGCGAGTATCTGTGCCATTACCTCATAATCAATTTCCAGCTGAAACTCAGAACCAAATGTCCTTTGAAATTGTATGCTAATGCTTTTCAACATTTGTTCAGCAAGCACATCAAAATTGAATGGCTTAAAATCCACTTTTTCATCAACTTGATTACAGAAATCACTTAACCACGCGGCGTCTGCATTTTCTGCTCTAGATTCATTTTCATAGTCACTGACACTGTCATTGATACCCTCTTCACCCTCCTCTAGGGGCATGTTTAGATCCAGATGGGTTCTTGACGTCTCGCTGACCTGTTTCTGCATCTTGCATGTTGTTCCCACTATGGAGTCACTACTATCAACCTGCTTTCTTTTATTCAGAAATGATGGTTTGGAAATCTTTTCTCTAGGTACAACCTTAACATTTGTACTGCTGCTTCCTTTGGAATCCTCAGACGTATCCCCTAGTAATAATTGCATTTGACATGCTTTGGTTTCAAGGATTCTatcctcagaaaacattttagaCTCCTCAGAAACAAAAGAGCCTTTACCTTTACAGATAGTTGAGGTTACAAGAAAGATTGTGTTGTTGATGCTAACTACCCTTCCATGCGAGTCTGGAAATTTACCAGTTCTTATTGCCTGCAACAAACTAGTCTGCACCAGAAAATCAGCTTTGTCTACATTTTCGAGAAAGACAACGGAATATGGTTTTTTCCTCAACTCCCCAGCAATATAGTCCACAACTGTCTTCCTCCTAAGCACACCATAGCAAGATGATTTTTGGCTTTCGAACATCGAGTTCAATGGGTAAAACCTGTCCTGGAAGCCCAGATCCACGGAGATTAGGCTTACGGTATTTCCAAATACAGCCTCCGCAAGCGCTGAAgcaattttcctttttccaaTTCGATCTGGTCCATGAAAAGAAAACCAGATGTCTGCTCTTCCGTGTGAGCTTCTACACTTCCCTGCACCGGATTTACAAAGGAACAAAGTTTGACTGATAGCACGTATGGCCTGATCCTGCCAACCAACCTTTTCAGTGAGAAGCTGATTAAGAGACTTGAAATCTACTTTATCAAATATTCCTTCCAAGTTTGAACCAGAGCAGGAAGATCTAGTAAGTTGGTGTGAAGTATTTCCATTGATGGCATCACATTCAGGTGAAATAGACTCTGACAAGTGCTGAAGatgctttatttgattttgtagTTTTGGGGTATCTCGTTCCTGCACAGTTGATGAAGTTGATGTATATAACGTTCCCAATCCTAAATCTGTGGTCACAGGAATAAGGGATGAAGATGATATGTGAGCAAGTGCACTCATGTTGGTCATAGGTAAAGGGGTGACCCGAGGGGTCTGCGTGTCAATTTGTATCGAATTTGAAACTTTTGATACACAACCAGTTCTAACATCAACATTGACTGTATCAGAACATTGGAGTTCAACAAGTGTTAGATCTCTACTGCTGCTGTCCTTAAAACCAGAACCAAATCGTAAAAACTCAAGGGATGGAGTTGGGGACATTGTTCGAGAAATATCAAATTCAGGTAGTGATCTTGCGTGATGAAGACGTTGACAAATATCACTCCATTTCTTTTGAAATCCCAAGACCTTATCATTCAAACTTGTATTTTCTTCATTAGTCTGCACAGGAAGACAAGTTCATTCTTAAATAAATGCATCCATAAATTGAAGCAATGGAGAGGGTGGATTGAAGAATTTAAATCAGGGTAGCAAGTGTAAACCCAAGAAAGAAAGTCTTACAGCTCTTCATGAGAGAATATAACtgttaggtaccagaaaatAACACTGAACTGAGAATGCAAATGTATTAGATATCACTGAATCCTCTGGAGAAATTCCAGAAGCAGTGTTTAGGAAATTTGCAAATAACAGAGGAAATGAAAAGACAAAGATGAGCAAATTCGAGAGTGCTCCTTCTCTCCTAGTCCTAGCCAATTCCAGCCTAAAACAATACTCTCTCCATAACTAACTTATATTCTCTCAGCTGGTACAATGGTCCCCCCCTTCCCCTCTTGATTGCTGCCACCTCACCAGGAGGTTATTTAGGAATACTACATTCTAGAAGAGTGATCATTAGGTGATTCTGCTGGCATCATCTTGGGCCTCCTATTGTAGACGTTGCCAAACCTGGGCCTGGTTCTTGGGTTTGCAACATCTCTCCCTCCTTGAAGAatcagcttgtcctcaagctgaTGATCTGGGAATTGTTCCAGTAGTTTGTTGAAATCTTCCCAGGAATCCTCAAATTCTGGCAAGTCCTTCCACCTCACTAATACCTCTAGGTCTCCATCAGTTTTTGCTCTAGAGTCTTGAATTGATTCTGGTTCAACCTTGAGCTCCCAGTCTTCAGTGAGAGAGACAGGTAGTGGTTGGCTGGTGGCTCCTGCATTCAAAGCCTTCTTGAGCAGGGAAATGTGGAAAACTGGATGCGCTTGACTGTCCTCTGGTAGCTTCAACTTGTAAGCTGCAGGATTAATTTTTTCTATGATTGGAAAGGGTCCATAATATCTAGGGCTCAGTTTCTGGTTCTTCCTCCTGGCTAAACTCTTGAGTTTGTAAGGTTGTATTTTAAGATACACCAAATCCCCAACCTCATACTGCACATCCCTCCTATGTTTGTTGGCCTGCTGTTTCATCCTATTCTGTGCCTTCTCTAAGTTTTCCTTCAATTCATCAATTATCAAATTCCTTTCAGCAGTCATTTTCTCTACTTCATCCACTGAAGTCAAGGAATCATTTCCCCTGATGATTACAGGAGGCTCCCTCCCATATAAAGCCTTGAAAGGAGTGGTTTTGATTGCTGAATGATAGTTTGTATTATACCAGAATTCTGCCCAGCATAACCACTTGGGCCACTGCTTGGGTTTTAGCCCTGTCACACATCTCAGATAGGTCTCCACACAATGATTGACCACTTCAGTTTGCCCATCTGTTTGGGGATGGTAAGCTGAGCTAAATTTCAGCTTTGTTCCTGCTAGTTTGAACATTTCTGACCAGAAGGTGCTAAGGAAAACTCTGTCCCTATCAGAGACAATAGAAGTGGGGAATCCATGTAATTTCACCACTTCTCTTACAAATAACTCAGCTACTTCCTTTGCATTGTAAGGGTGAGCAAGTGCAAAGAAGTGTGCATATTTTGTGAATCTGTCTACCACAACTAAGATAGTATCCTTTCCCATAGCCTTAGGTAACCCTCCAATAAAGTCCATAGAGATATCTGACCACCCTTGAGAAGGAATAGGTAATGGCTGGAAGGTAACCAGCTGGTTTTAGAGCCTCATATTTGTTCCTCTGGCACACTTCACACTTTTGGACATAGTTTTGAATATCCAACTTCATTCCTTCCCAGAAGAAAAGGGCTGAAATCCTCTTGTATGTTCTGAATATACCTGCATGGCCTCCAATAGCAGAATCATGAAATTCCTGGAGAATTGTGAGAATTTTCCCAGATCCTTTAGGGATGACTATTCTGTCTTTGTATAACAGCCTTCCTCTGTGCAATTTATAACCAGCTGTAGTGTGACCTTGGGTGGCCAACTCTTGCATGATCATTTTGTACTTGTCATCTCCTAAGATTTCAGCTTCCAAATCTTCCCATTCTGCACACTGTACTGATGAAATTGCTGAGAATTGCATCTTTCTTGATAAAGCCTCAGCTGCCTTATTTTCAATTCCTGGTTTGTATTTTATCTCAAAATCAAACCCCATCAATTTGGATACCCATTTCTGTTGTTCCTCCCCCATTAGCCTTTGCTCTGCTAAAAACCTCAGGCTCTTTTGGTCAGTGTGTATGATGAACTTGCTGCCCAGCAGATAGTGCCTCCATTTTTGAACAGCAAATACTACAGCCATCAGCTCTCTCTCATAGACTGATTTGGCTTGGGCTCTGTCTGATAAGGTTTTGCTCATGTAGGCTACAGGCTTTCCCTCTTGCATGAGGACAGCTCCTAATCCTTTcccagaggcatcagtttccaAGATGAATGTTTTATCAAAATTGGGAACAGCAAGCACTGGTACTGTTGTCATGACCTCCTTAAGCTTCTCAAAAGCTTTGGTTGCTTCCATACTCCAGCTGAAACTATTTTTCTTTAGTAACTGGTTTAGGGGATGAGCCAATTTACTATAGTTCTTCACAAACTTCCTATAGTATCCAGTCAATCCCAGAAATCCCCTCAACCCTTTTACCTCTTTAGGGATTGGCCAATTTAGCATATCTTTGATCTTACTTGGATCAGCTGCAACTCCTTCTTTAGAGATAATATGTCCCAAGTAAGCAATCTCACACtgcccaaaagaacacttcttcCTGTTTGCCACTAGGTGATTGTCTTTCAGTACTTGCAATACTACCCTCAGATGTTCTGTATGCAACTCTTCAGTCTTGCTATAGATTAATATGTCATCGAAGAATACCAGAACAAATTTCCTCAAATAAGGTTTCAAAACTTGATTCATGAGGGCTTGGAAAGTAGATGGTGCATTAGACAGCCCAAATGGAAGAACCAAATACTCATAATGCCCTTCATGGGTTCTAAAAGTTGTTTTTGGTATGTCTTCTTCCCTCATCCTTATTTGATGATACCCTGATTTTAAATCTAATTTAGAAAAGACCATGGCTGACCCTATCTCATCTAACAATTCATCAATAATAGGTATTGGGAATTTATCAGGAATTGTTAACTTGTTTAGGGCTCTATAGTCTACACAGAATCGCCATCCACCATCCTTTTTCTTTACTAAAATTGCAGGACTGCTAAAAGGGCTAGTGCTAGGTCTAATAATCCCTGATTTCAGCATGTCTTTAACTAACTTCTCAATTTCATTCTTTTGGTAGAAAGGATACCTGTAAGGTCTGCTGTTTGGAATAGTGGCTCCTTCTTGTAGTAAAATGGCATGGTCAGTGTCTCTCTTTGGGGGCAATCCTTGTGGTTCTTGGAACACAACAGGGAACTCAGCTAACACTCTCTTTAACGCACCTGATGTCTCAACTTCTGCTCTTGGTTCTTCACTCAAACAGCCATAAGAGTAAAAATACCCCTCAGCCTCTCTCTGTTCTGTCATTTTAATTGATTTCCAGTCAGCTGCAACCCCACACCAGGATGGTTCTCCTTGTAGTGCCAACTTCTGTCCATTTGACTCCCACTGAATTATGAGTTCCTGGAAGTTTGCCCTGATGTTCCCCAAGCTTGCTAGCCAGTCCATTCCCAAAACTAACTCAGTTCCCCCCAATCCGAGAATGAAGAAATGTTGGGTGATTTGTATGCCCTGAACTTCCAGTTTCAAGTTCTTGCACACCCCAGAGTTTCTCTCCTTGGCACCATTTCCCACTTCCACCACATACTCAGAAGTTGCTATGACTGGAATTTCTAGCTCTGCTACTAGTTCCTGGGAAATAAAATTACTTGTGGCTCCACAGTCAATAAGGATCAGAATTTCCCTGTCTTTAATCCTTCCTTTCACCTTGAAGGATCTGTTTGAAGTCAGTCCTTCCTTACTGTTCAGTGACAGCTGTAGGACCTTGCCTTCCAGCACAAATTCTCCATCTTCAGCTTCCTCAaacacctcttcttcttcttcttcatcttctacttCCACCAAAATCAACTGGTAATTTTTCTTTGCACAGATGTGCTCTTTTCCCCATTTTTCCCCACATTTAAAGCACAACCCCCTCCTGCTTCTCTCCTGCAACTCAGATTGGGAAAGTCTCTGCCCCCCATTCCATCTTCTCTCTGGTGGTTTTCCCTCCTGCACCTGATTCCCAGTATTCCCCTTGTTCATAGGATTTTTCCCTTCATTATCCTGATTTCCAGCTCCTTCTTTACCCTGGTAGCCCACTGCAGTACTAGGAAATCTTCCCCTGTTTTCCCCATAACTAGAGAGATTTCTCCCTCCCCCACCCCCTTTTTCCTTCCATCCCCTTTTGTCATCCTCTCTACTTTTACCCCCTTTTACTGCCAGATTTTTCTCTTCCAACAGAAGAGCTCTGTCCATTAGCTCTGCCAAATCCTCTGCAGGATACAACTTCATCTCTGCCTTAATCTCTTCTTGCAACCCGTTCAGGAAAACGCCTTTCAACACCTCTCTATCAGCATTCCTCATCGGTGCTGCCAATAGCTCAAAGCTCTCCCTGTATTCCATCACGCTTCCCTTCTGTTTTACACTAAGCAAAGGTCCAAAGGGATTTTGAACCAAAGCAGGTTGGAAACGACGAATCAGAGCTTCCTTGAAGGGTTCCCAAGCGCGCACAGGAGCTTGTTCCTCCCACCATTGGAACCAACTCAGAGCTCGCTCCTCCATAGCAATCATCACGAGTTCGATTTTTTCTCCCTCCTCGATTCTGCTGAGGCGGAAAAATCTCTCAACCTTGGTGAGCCACCCGTAAGCGTCTTCACCATTGAACATCGGAATGTCTACCCTCCTTCCAGTCACCGCTCTCAAATGACTACGATGATGGTGGGGTTCGAAACGCTCGCGACTCCGTGTTGTAGAACGCGACCCGGTTCGCGACCCGGTTCGTGACCCACCGTGTGTTCTTACGGCAGAAACGGAACCCAGATCTCGCGAAGTCCTCCTATGACGAGGGGTGTTGGAGCGTCCTCTGGTTCTCCTCTGGTCGCGGCTCATGAAGAGTCGCCGGAGTTCCTCAAACTGCTCGTGAGCCACCTCCTTCATCTCAGTGATGGTGCGTTCAAGACTGTCAACTCGAGATTCCATGGCGCTGCGGGTAAGCACCATACAAAGCTCCCTCTggatcgggagctctgataccaatgttaggtaccagaaaatAACACTGAACTGAGAATGCAAATGTATTAGATAGCACTGAATCCTCTGGAGAAATTCCAGAAGCAGTGTTTAGGGAATTTGCAAATAACAGAGGAAATGAAAAGACAAAGATGAGCAAATTCGAGAGTGCTCCTTCTCTCCTAGTCCTAGCCAATTCCAGCCTAAAACAATACTCTCTCCATAACTAAATTATATTCTCTCAGCTGGTACAATGGTCCCCCCCTTCCCCTCTTGATTGCTGCCACCTCACCAGGAGGTTATTTAGGAATACTACATTCTAGAAGAGTGATCATTAGGTGATTCTGCTGGCATCATCTTGGGCCTCCTATTGTAGACGTTGCCAAACCTGGGCCTGGTTCTTGGGTTTGCAACAATAACTAATGAAATTCACAGTATCATTTTATTGATAAAATATTCTAGACTAACTTCTGCAGATGTTCAACAAATTATCATATAAagaaaatttatgatttcttgTGTCCTATACTAAAAGCaaataatattttcaatcaATGCTTGTATATGATAAGAGCATAGCTTTATTGGTAAATAACTAAATATAGCTATCTAGCCTAAAGAAACTTTTAGAAAGGTCTAAGCCATTGAGTTCAGTAAACCCATCATCAGATGGCACATGTTTGATATATAATATTCAATTTCATCATCAAAAGCCATAGgctgaacaaaagaaaaaccagAGGGATAAAATCGACAAAGAGAAGCattgttattttatttggtTAGCCACCTTTTTTTCTATAATTGAAAGTGTTTTTCCACCAGCGAGATGAGCTAGCATTGTAGAAATTATCCCCACCATGATGCAAGCATATGCTTATGCATGTGAATGCCCTAGTATGCATTGGACAACAAAATCTAATATTTCTTGGTCATAACAAACCTTTGCCACATTCAATCTTCCACATGTGTCCACACGAACACCCTTGTGTAACCAAGGCAAGCTTGTAGAGTAACTAGATGTCAGAGCAGCAGGATTTACATTCAGAGTATTAGCAACTTCCAGTTCATATTTTCCATTGCATTCATCACAACGAGCAAAAGATGCATTTGTAGAGCTTACATGACTCTTTATTTCAGAAGGTGTGGGAAAGAATCCACCAAATGGAACAAAGGACCCCATCAAGCTGTAAGTTTATCATGAGCACGGAACTGTGAGATCCAGTAGGCACAAACAACATAGTCAGAAGCTAAAGTAGATGATGGTAGAAACTTCAGAGCATCTTCTACTGTTCTacataaatgaaatatattgaaGCCAACATACACAAACATAGACTAAAGCTTTTGATGGGCTCACAATAGGAGTCCTAAAAAAGCATACTTAATTTTCTAATCATCCTTGCAGAAAAAGAATTAATTATATACATAACAAGAAAGTGTATTTCAACTCCACCTGCAACTACATAGTGAAAGTCTCATAACCCAAAAGATAAAAGGGACCCTATGTGCAGAAAGAAGAACCATAGCATTCATCAAAATACTGCCGGCAAAGACTTATCCTCCATACTGTCCAACACAAGCAGAACATTTTTCAGGCCTTGGAATACATCTATGTGCATGGCACTTAATAGATCATTGatgaaaactcaaattttctatATCTCATCATAAATTTGTTTCAGATTTACTTGAATATCTAGCAAGTAGTACAGCATGTGACTCTTTTTCCTATTAAAAACAAAGCTAAATCATGAACTTCATTCCCATATCTTCTAAATTTAGcaagaaaaagtaaaaataatacACAGGTGCATGTAGTAAGTCTTCATAAAAAAACTCCATTTTACCAAACAGCCCTTCTAAAAGCaacagagaaagaaagaacaaagaAGACAAATCAGAAGAGAGCAACCAaacaataaaaaagaagaagcaaaaACCTCATGAATTTGGGTCACAAATCACAACAAGGACGAGTCGCAATCAAACTCATATTTTAATCTTTTATTTGCTCATGACCTCAGACCTCAGTTCCAGGCTTCCCATGCTCCAATTGCAAACATGCATAGCCTCTTACATGAAGGTGAAACATCTACATTATTCATATTATATACATGAACCAAGTAGAGCCAATAAAAGCACTTCAACCAAAATCAGGACAAGTACAAACTACAACCAATAAAAGCAAAACAAAGACacacaaaaacaaaacacacaagccaacagaaaataaaaaagagagaacAAAAAAACCCACCTGGACTTAGAGTAGAGTCCTTCCATTGAAGATGTGGCAGATGTCACAGTCAGAAGATGCAAATCCAAATCATTTTCCACATTGGGGAACAAACCCAAGAACTTAGAATATGCACCAGAGGTTTCAGCCACCCCTACCAACCAAACCTTCCCACCATGAACCTCCAACAACCGCGTCAACTCCTCCACAACAA
This is a stretch of genomic DNA from Lotus japonicus ecotype B-129 chromosome 1, LjGifu_v1.2. It encodes these proteins:
- the LOC130733990 gene encoding protein SMAX1-LIKE 6-like codes for the protein MPTPLTAARQTLTDEAARALDDAVAVARRRCHTQTTSLHAMSALLATPSSTLRDACARASGGNFSSPPHLQLRVLELSVGVSLDRIPSSRSSPAVDEPPVSNSLMAAIKRSQGNQRRSPKSFHFLNQAQGTPSFPKVELKHFVLSILDDPIVNRVFTEAGFRSCDVKLALLQPPVARTRPVFLCNLKPGRAGPGFSLDENSSRIVEILARKSKRNPLLVGVYAKGAMKNFTELVQKGRGGESLFPTGVAGLSVVSVGNEVAEFVTRGESEEKMGVRFQELSREVEQCAGSGVVVSFGEVEVLVGESVNAGAVGFVVEELTRLLEVHGGKVWLVGVAETSGAYSKFLGLFPNVENDLDLHLLTVTSATSSMEGLYSKSSLMGSFVPFGGFFPTPSEIKSHVSSTNASFARCDECNGKYELEVANTLNVNPAALTSSYSTSLPWLHKGVRVDTCGRLNVAKTNEENTSLNDKVLGFQKKWSDICQRLHHARSLPEFDISRTMSPTPSLEFLRFGSGFKDSSSRDLTLVELQCSDTVNVDVRTGCVSKVSNSIQIDTQTPRVTPLPMTNMSALAHISSSSLIPVTTDLGLGTLYTSTSSTVQERDTPKLQNQIKHLQHLSESISPECDAINGNTSHQLTRSSCSGSNLEGIFDKVDFKSLNQLLTEKVGWQDQAIRAISQTLFLCKSGAGKCRSSHGRADIWFSFHGPDRIGKRKIASALAEAVFGNTVSLISVDLGFQDRFYPLNSMFESQKSSCYGVLRRKTVVDYIAGELRKKPYSVVFLENVDKADFLVQTSLLQAIRTGKFPDSHGRVVSINNTIFLVTSTICKGKGSFVSEESKMFSEDRILETKACQMQLLLGDTSEDSKGSSSTNVKVVPREKISKPSFLNKRKQVDSSDSIVGTTCKMQKQVSETSRTHLDLNMPLEEGEEGINDSVSDYENESRAENADAAWLSDFCNQVDEKVDFKPFNFDVLAEQMLKSISIQFQRTFGSEFQLEIDYEVMAQILAAAWLAEKKNAAEDWVEYVLGKCFVEAKQKTHPAAQSVFKLVSCESIFVEEQAPGVCLTARVNLN